In Stieleria varia, one genomic interval encodes:
- a CDS encoding M56 family metallopeptidase: MFDFLYENQAYAWWIAKLSLVLFTVPLFAFLLRNINPRWRVWAYRVVAIAIIALTLATLFPPINQLSLAWMEPDRDTPNTVESVDRNLTSVADAANEVESVKPQRRAPASTRSMYDLPAFDEKGFTLHESPSAEEGLGNDVVSAGSDALENQPVINERPGVLALPSIGWIVFSLWILGLFIESFRWILGVSRARRLIRVSRPADAETIALMRDLCEQLGVRLPRLLTTELVDSPCVVGTIRPTILLRETHESPDLRFELAHELGHIAGADLSWDAVMRLLRCVFWPHPLVWFLRSSHRIACEMVCDLAVADAFQDREGYSRTLARAALTVSHRRSVAADGFAMARTPNVMKRLRMIGSGIHAKPLGKAYGLLAFAILMIAVFVGLTGIAIVPRIIAQEPNHANLSINVRVVSTSDQPLSDARVEMTLSHNAMTRTIIAITNGDGLAEFSIERPATKYSVLGAVYCNDHVPEAIPRVEYAPDQQPQQMVVRLARGALVGGTVQDEQGKPIADAKISILKIQPGSSFIQTFFNERSAADGTWLIDAAPDDARISIRHDDFIDQTFAVTPGTEGEYILERGRTIRGIVRNKKGEAVAGATVGFQAKGRGSIPHVLTDEEGRFHQNALPNQAITVYAFDAEHVKQKQFVELTQHDQEVEFKLLPGRRVAIHTSDQRGNPIVGAWVRVHENAVLGGTLWTGATDNAGVFRWSGAGSDPLQVSIGANGFRSTEMIAEPEVPLTVTLNEVAHLKATVTDEQTGKPIDQFTAKIVDANLHDDVVRRSDAMVIARRGRLEFELRFEIEKPVLVVESAGYQTWRQPFDPNELQHSFDIKLARVVAEPTNTIRARLLDPNGKLAAGAKVVLIDPSTADPFNALSRGGRTVGGFETLETRTDNRGRLEFITKTPLPANATLGIEHDSGYAQVLVADLPKEKIIRLRPWAQLKVSVLANGKPVSGAEVSLSHEWRAYAPSSLLQSNRRQQTNENGEATFNRVVPGSVSIKISNDGKRSHQAGFVSTERSFEIKDGFNELVVKESGIRLVGRVILGPDPQGLRQPTFDAPGMLQSDSGLTQFKANDDGSFIVEHLPAGTYSIRLPVMAKVPKGHSGNGRVIDTINQTFELKNDDAPQREMQFNLSWNRIPTTGDDALPFVSLTPDGKVISSKEYSGKWLLLDFFPSQSELYQQQLTRLRAMHAHWNSKGVAFLSVAILGHVSGDIVGNWSSLDWPIVGSQFTKDRILSDYEAGTAPTRLLINPQGKIVYRGSDLDELNKVLTSLVTDASTASGIDFSSGPLNGAESVPSQEAFQGDADAMMARIESQTKPQDPHPRQARQMAYSLSFYRKDGSLLRSISLTDFTTPRFSSGHKIAMDHDRQMVFVVASDAVLAFNRRAELQFRTPLPHVEHLAINQRTGDLWCASGFQTTGVTVILDKNGNERRRIPYAAKRMDYSERDDAMFVWHDKPFTPNATLVKLNAEGTELSHRLITPVPFRIEGLVFDKNGNVWFVVADIPDQGAGLRFSLCRCDDRGIHRLRTMKYSNDPSKPPKEQMVGLQFVGDSLWLEMIQFPDTPDQKPRTRIELVASDGGIVREFESNTQGGLLQSGESMFSISGVAFQELDLDGNVIRSIPLQPPGPTDLQGMSLWSARPIVVFDD; this comes from the coding sequence ATGTTTGATTTTCTCTATGAGAACCAAGCCTATGCGTGGTGGATTGCCAAATTATCGCTGGTTTTGTTTACCGTTCCTCTCTTTGCATTTTTGCTACGGAACATCAATCCACGTTGGCGAGTGTGGGCCTATCGTGTCGTTGCAATCGCCATCATTGCGTTGACGCTCGCAACGCTTTTTCCACCCATCAATCAACTGTCATTGGCATGGATGGAGCCCGATCGAGACACTCCGAACACGGTGGAGTCGGTTGATCGCAATCTTACAAGCGTCGCTGATGCTGCCAATGAGGTGGAATCGGTAAAGCCACAACGTCGTGCTCCTGCATCCACGCGTTCGATGTACGACTTACCTGCGTTTGATGAGAAAGGATTCACCCTGCATGAAAGTCCCTCAGCGGAGGAAGGCTTGGGCAACGACGTCGTATCGGCAGGGAGCGATGCTCTTGAAAACCAACCAGTGATAAACGAGAGACCTGGCGTTCTAGCGTTGCCTTCTATCGGGTGGATCGTTTTCAGTCTTTGGATTTTGGGTCTGTTTATTGAGTCGTTTCGTTGGATACTGGGCGTGTCGAGGGCGAGACGATTGATACGCGTCAGTCGTCCCGCAGACGCGGAGACCATTGCACTGATGCGTGATCTGTGTGAGCAACTCGGGGTACGTCTACCACGGTTACTAACAACAGAACTGGTGGATTCGCCTTGTGTGGTCGGGACAATACGCCCAACGATCCTGTTGCGTGAGACACATGAATCACCGGATCTCCGATTTGAGTTGGCACACGAACTGGGCCACATTGCCGGAGCGGATCTTTCCTGGGACGCCGTGATGCGTTTGTTGCGATGTGTGTTCTGGCCGCATCCATTGGTCTGGTTCTTGAGGTCATCACATCGCATTGCTTGTGAAATGGTTTGCGATTTGGCCGTCGCAGATGCTTTCCAAGATCGTGAGGGCTACTCGCGGACCCTGGCGCGGGCGGCGTTGACAGTCAGTCACCGCAGATCGGTGGCCGCCGACGGATTTGCAATGGCTCGCACCCCAAACGTGATGAAACGTCTTCGTATGATCGGCAGTGGCATCCACGCGAAACCCCTCGGCAAGGCATATGGTTTATTGGCGTTCGCGATCCTGATGATCGCCGTTTTCGTCGGCCTGACAGGCATTGCCATTGTGCCCCGGATCATTGCCCAAGAACCGAACCATGCCAATCTCTCGATCAACGTACGCGTTGTTTCCACAAGCGACCAGCCGTTGTCAGACGCTCGCGTCGAAATGACACTTTCCCATAATGCAATGACTCGTACGATCATTGCGATCACCAATGGTGATGGCTTGGCGGAGTTTTCCATCGAACGACCAGCGACGAAGTATTCCGTCCTTGGAGCGGTTTACTGCAATGACCATGTGCCTGAGGCGATCCCACGCGTCGAGTACGCCCCCGATCAACAGCCCCAACAGATGGTTGTCCGACTGGCCCGTGGTGCGTTGGTGGGTGGCACTGTTCAAGACGAACAAGGCAAGCCGATTGCTGACGCCAAGATATCGATATTGAAGATTCAGCCGGGCTCGTCGTTCATCCAAACTTTTTTCAATGAACGTTCCGCAGCAGACGGTACATGGTTGATCGACGCCGCCCCAGACGATGCACGGATCTCAATCCGGCACGATGATTTTATCGATCAAACGTTCGCCGTGACCCCTGGAACAGAGGGCGAATATATTCTTGAACGAGGACGAACGATTCGCGGAATTGTCAGGAACAAAAAAGGAGAAGCGGTAGCTGGGGCGACGGTTGGATTCCAGGCAAAGGGGCGAGGCAGCATCCCACACGTGCTCACCGACGAAGAAGGCAGGTTTCATCAAAATGCTCTGCCCAATCAAGCAATCACCGTCTATGCATTTGACGCCGAACACGTGAAGCAAAAACAGTTCGTTGAATTGACGCAACATGACCAGGAAGTCGAGTTCAAGCTGTTACCCGGCAGGAGAGTCGCTATCCATACGTCGGATCAACGTGGAAATCCGATCGTCGGTGCCTGGGTGAGAGTTCACGAAAATGCTGTTCTTGGAGGCACGCTTTGGACCGGCGCAACCGACAATGCCGGAGTGTTTCGATGGAGTGGTGCAGGCAGCGATCCTCTGCAAGTTTCCATCGGCGCCAATGGATTTCGCAGCACCGAAATGATCGCTGAACCGGAAGTGCCATTGACAGTAACGTTAAACGAGGTCGCCCACTTGAAAGCTACCGTCACCGACGAGCAGACAGGAAAACCGATCGATCAATTCACCGCCAAAATTGTCGATGCAAATCTGCACGATGATGTTGTTCGGCGTTCAGATGCGATGGTGATCGCACGACGAGGTCGGCTGGAATTCGAACTCAGGTTTGAAATCGAGAAACCTGTACTCGTGGTCGAGTCCGCCGGCTACCAGACCTGGCGACAGCCTTTTGATCCCAACGAGCTTCAACATTCTTTCGATATAAAGCTTGCGCGAGTGGTGGCCGAACCCACGAACACCATCAGAGCACGCCTATTGGATCCCAACGGAAAGCTGGCTGCCGGTGCAAAAGTCGTATTGATCGACCCAAGCACTGCCGACCCATTTAATGCTTTGTCGCGGGGTGGCAGGACCGTGGGAGGATTCGAGACGCTTGAAACTCGTACCGATAACCGGGGGCGACTTGAATTCATCACCAAAACGCCATTGCCAGCCAACGCAACCTTGGGCATCGAACACGATTCGGGGTATGCTCAGGTTCTCGTTGCCGATTTGCCAAAAGAAAAGATCATTCGATTGAGACCTTGGGCTCAACTCAAGGTTTCAGTTCTTGCAAACGGAAAGCCCGTTTCCGGTGCGGAGGTGTCGCTATCACATGAATGGCGTGCCTACGCCCCATCATCCCTCCTGCAATCAAACCGTCGCCAGCAGACCAATGAGAACGGTGAAGCCACCTTCAACCGAGTTGTCCCCGGATCGGTAAGCATAAAAATCTCAAACGACGGAAAACGTAGTCACCAAGCAGGATTCGTTTCCACAGAGCGTTCATTTGAGATCAAGGACGGGTTCAATGAGCTTGTTGTCAAAGAAAGCGGGATTCGCCTCGTCGGACGTGTGATTTTGGGGCCAGATCCCCAAGGGCTTCGTCAACCCACGTTTGATGCGCCGGGTATGTTGCAAAGCGATTCTGGCTTGACTCAATTCAAAGCCAACGACGACGGCAGTTTTATCGTTGAACACCTGCCTGCTGGAACTTACTCGATCCGTCTGCCCGTGATGGCAAAGGTCCCGAAGGGTCACTCCGGAAACGGACGCGTGATCGACACAATCAATCAAACGTTCGAGTTGAAAAACGACGACGCCCCGCAGAGAGAAATGCAGTTCAATTTGTCTTGGAATCGCATCCCTACCACCGGCGATGACGCTCTCCCTTTCGTCTCGCTCACACCGGACGGAAAAGTGATTTCGTCCAAAGAGTATTCCGGGAAATGGCTACTTCTCGATTTCTTCCCCAGCCAGTCGGAACTGTACCAACAACAACTGACTCGATTGCGAGCGATGCATGCTCACTGGAATTCCAAAGGAGTTGCGTTCCTCAGTGTCGCAATTCTTGGACATGTCAGTGGTGATATCGTTGGCAATTGGTCGTCGTTGGATTGGCCGATCGTGGGCAGTCAGTTCACGAAAGATCGGATTTTGTCGGATTACGAAGCGGGCACTGCTCCAACAAGGCTCCTGATCAATCCTCAAGGAAAAATCGTCTATCGTGGCAGCGATCTTGATGAACTCAACAAAGTGCTGACGTCATTGGTGACAGACGCATCAACCGCGTCAGGAATCGATTTCTCAAGCGGACCATTGAATGGCGCTGAGTCGGTTCCCTCACAAGAAGCTTTTCAGGGTGACGCCGACGCCATGATGGCGAGAATCGAGAGCCAAACCAAACCACAAGATCCCCATCCCCGTCAGGCCCGGCAAATGGCGTACAGCCTGAGTTTTTATCGGAAAGATGGCTCCCTGTTACGTTCAATCTCGCTAACCGATTTCACTACCCCAAGGTTTTCCTCGGGGCATAAGATCGCGATGGATCACGACCGACAAATGGTCTTTGTAGTAGCGTCCGACGCTGTCTTAGCATTCAATCGCCGAGCAGAGTTGCAATTTCGCACCCCGCTACCGCATGTTGAACACTTAGCGATCAACCAGCGAACCGGAGACTTGTGGTGTGCTTCTGGCTTCCAAACGACTGGTGTCACAGTCATTCTGGACAAGAATGGAAATGAGCGTCGGCGGATACCGTACGCTGCGAAACGCATGGACTACAGCGAGCGAGACGATGCAATGTTCGTTTGGCACGACAAGCCGTTTACTCCCAATGCGACGTTGGTAAAACTGAACGCTGAGGGAACGGAGTTGTCGCACAGGCTGATAACACCTGTTCCCTTTCGCATTGAGGGTCTCGTGTTCGACAAGAACGGGAACGTCTGGTTTGTTGTCGCCGACATTCCAGATCAAGGTGCAGGATTGAGGTTCAGTTTGTGTCGGTGTGACGATAGGGGCATCCACCGCCTGCGGACGATGAAATACTCGAATGATCCAAGCAAGCCTCCAAAAGAGCAGATGGTTGGACTTCAATTTGTCGGTGACTCGCTTTGGCTGGAAATGATTCAATTCCCTGATACACCTGATCAGAAACCAAGGACGCGAATCGAATTGGTTGCATCAGATGGGGGAATAGTTCGTGAATTTGAGTCCAACACTCAAGGCGGTCTCCTCCAAAGCGGGGAATCAATGTTCAGCATCTCAGGTGTGGCATTTCAGGAACTTGACTTAGACGGCAACGTGATCCGCTCCATACCTTTGCAACCTCCTGGACCGACAGACCTTCAGGGCATGTCCCTCTGGAGCGCCCGGCCGATCGTTGTTTTTGACGATTGA
- a CDS encoding BlaI/MecI/CopY family transcriptional regulator: MRFTPGELRVMKLLWEHGELSPPELQEFYGAPIKDPALRSYLTILVEKGHVTRRRDGKAFRYKATTPKRRAFHEMVRELADAFCDGSLRSLMMNLAEQESLTEQDLAELRDAAGLGSQESMPSDSKSKGSKRTARNIKTKKKG; this comes from the coding sequence ATGCGTTTCACACCAGGGGAGCTCCGAGTGATGAAATTGCTGTGGGAACACGGCGAGCTTTCTCCGCCTGAGCTACAAGAGTTCTACGGTGCCCCAATTAAAGACCCAGCACTTCGCAGCTACCTGACGATTCTGGTCGAGAAGGGTCACGTCACTCGAAGACGTGATGGCAAAGCATTTCGGTACAAAGCGACCACGCCCAAGCGTCGAGCGTTTCACGAAATGGTGCGGGAACTCGCCGACGCATTCTGCGATGGTTCTCTGCGTTCATTGATGATGAACCTTGCGGAGCAAGAAAGTCTTACAGAACAAGATTTGGCGGAACTAAGAGACGCTGCTGGACTCGGAAGTCAAGAATCAATGCCAAGTGATTCCAAGTCAAAAGGATCGAAGAGAACAGCCAGGAACATCAAAACCAAAAAGAAGGGGTGA
- a CDS encoding ribose-phosphate diphosphokinase encodes MRELKIFSGRANPELTARICRHLHLEPAAISLGKFPDGENYCKLDEDVRGRDIFLVQPTCPPVNDNLIELLTMIDCCKRASAERVTAVIPYYGYARQDRKDEGRVPITAKLVANLIARAGADRVLTMDLHAAQIQGFFDVPVDHLYAAPVLNEHFSNRNMTDDRIVVVSPDEGSIKRAVGHAKRLGGQLAIVDKRRTSALEVRQSTIIGGPVEGKIALMFDDMISTAGSICGAANLVHAAGAAEIHIACTHGVLCGPAIERLRDAPIDSITITDSIPIPADKMLPNMVQLTVAPLLAEAIKRIHHDQSISELFRER; translated from the coding sequence ATGCGTGAACTGAAAATCTTTAGCGGACGTGCGAATCCCGAGCTGACGGCCCGAATCTGCAGGCATCTGCATTTGGAACCGGCTGCGATCTCGTTGGGCAAGTTCCCCGACGGCGAAAACTATTGCAAGCTGGACGAAGACGTCCGCGGTCGCGATATTTTTCTCGTGCAACCAACTTGTCCACCCGTCAATGACAACTTGATCGAGTTGTTGACGATGATCGACTGCTGCAAACGCGCCAGCGCCGAACGCGTGACTGCAGTGATCCCCTACTACGGTTACGCACGCCAGGACCGCAAAGACGAAGGCCGTGTGCCGATCACTGCGAAGCTGGTCGCGAACTTGATCGCCCGCGCCGGCGCCGATCGCGTCTTGACGATGGACTTGCACGCGGCACAGATCCAAGGTTTCTTTGACGTGCCGGTCGATCACTTGTATGCCGCCCCCGTGCTGAACGAACACTTCAGCAACCGCAACATGACCGACGACCGAATCGTCGTCGTCAGTCCCGACGAAGGAAGCATCAAACGCGCCGTTGGTCACGCCAAGCGACTCGGTGGGCAACTCGCGATCGTCGACAAGCGGCGAACCAGCGCACTGGAAGTACGACAGAGCACAATCATCGGTGGCCCGGTCGAGGGCAAGATCGCCTTGATGTTCGATGACATGATCAGCACCGCCGGATCGATCTGCGGTGCCGCGAATTTGGTGCACGCCGCCGGGGCAGCGGAGATCCACATCGCCTGCACCCACGGCGTCCTCTGCGGCCCCGCGATCGAACGATTGCGTGACGCACCGATCGATTCCATCACAATCACCGATTCGATCCCGATTCCCGCCGACAAAATGCTGCCCAACATGGTGCAACTGACCGTCGCCCCGCTGCTGGCCGAAGCGATCAAGCGTATCCACCACGACCAATCCATCAGCGAACTGTTCCGCGAACGGTGA
- a CDS encoding sugar phosphate nucleotidyltransferase: MPESATETESQQNPVPGAEPCAVILAAGKGTRMNSALPKVLCPVVGRPMIHFVLDALEKAGIHRHLVVVGYEADAVKAELAKRNGDITFVLQAEQLGTGHAVAVCREHLTGQQGPTIVVAGDSPLIQPTSLQTLLAHFREHQPALLLGTLRKDDPTGLGRIVRDADGNFMGIVEHKDASEEQLRINEVNMSTYLFQTPQLLSALSQMSNDNAQGEYYLTDCAKLLRESGHRVEALPALQPCESLSINNPDELQLVDEKMRAMGYA; encoded by the coding sequence ATGCCTGAGTCTGCAACTGAAACCGAATCGCAGCAAAACCCAGTGCCCGGCGCGGAGCCCTGCGCCGTGATTCTGGCCGCCGGAAAGGGAACGCGTATGAACAGCGCGTTGCCGAAGGTGCTCTGCCCGGTCGTCGGTCGTCCGATGATCCATTTCGTTCTCGATGCGTTGGAGAAAGCCGGGATTCACCGTCATTTGGTCGTCGTGGGCTACGAAGCCGACGCGGTGAAAGCTGAATTGGCCAAGCGAAACGGTGACATCACGTTTGTCTTGCAAGCCGAGCAGCTCGGCACCGGTCACGCCGTGGCCGTCTGCCGCGAGCACTTGACCGGCCAACAAGGTCCGACGATCGTCGTTGCAGGAGACTCGCCGCTGATCCAACCGACCAGCCTGCAAACGCTGCTTGCTCATTTTCGGGAACATCAGCCCGCGTTGTTGCTCGGCACGCTGAGGAAGGACGATCCGACGGGCTTGGGACGCATCGTTCGCGACGCCGACGGTAATTTCATGGGCATCGTTGAGCACAAGGACGCGAGCGAGGAGCAGTTGCGGATCAACGAAGTCAACATGAGCACTTATTTGTTTCAAACGCCCCAGTTGCTCAGCGCTCTGAGCCAAATGAGCAATGACAATGCTCAGGGCGAGTATTACTTGACCGACTGCGCGAAATTGCTGCGGGAGTCGGGGCATCGTGTCGAAGCGTTGCCCGCGCTGCAGCCGTGCGAGTCGTTATCGATCAACAATCCCGACGAGTTACAGCTCGTGGATGAAAAAATGCGAGCGATGGGATATGCGTGA